From the genome of Elusimicrobiota bacterium:
TAATATCAAACGGCTTCAAGAAATCGGGACATACAGAGGACTCAGACACCGACGGAATCTACCTGTTCGGGGTCAGCGAACACGAACAAATGCACGAACAAAACGGGGCAAACGAAAAACAGTCGGTGCAGTAAAAGCCGAAATCAAAAAAGAAAGGGAAACAAAAAAAGGCAGGTAAAAGGCAGGTAAAAGGTTTAAGGTTAAAGGTTAAAATATTCTGTCGTAATTTTAATTTATACCTTTAATTTTGACCTTTAACTTGATGTTACAATGGCTGACGAAAAACCAAAAGAAACAAAAGAAGAAGAAATGGTAGCAGAAACAATAGAAAAAGAACACAAACCATCTGAAACAAAACCAAAGGTTGCAACAAGGTCTAAATCAAAAGTGGTGGGCGTGGGTGGTGGTGGGCGTGGTGGAAAACGGAAACTATTTACAACTACTGGCAGGGTGTATATTAAATCTTCGTTTAATAATACAATTATTACAGTTACTGACGATAAAGGTAATGTTATTAACTGGGCTTCAAGTGGCTCTTCAGGGTTTAAGGGTACCAAAAAAGGAACACCATTCGCAGCTCAGATTGCCGCATCAAACTGTGCAAAACGGGTTGCAGAAATGGGGTTAAAACAGGTTGCTGTTTTCGTTTCAGGTCCCGGTAGTGGCAGAGAAACCGCAATCAGAGCGTTACAGAATTCAGGGCTTATGATTACTTCGCTGAAAGATATTACTCCAATTCCACATAATGGTTGCAGACCACCTAAAGAAAGGCGAGTATAGAGAGGCAGTGATAAACAGGTGAATAAGTGGTTAGTGGTTAGTAATGTCATTGCGAGAGCCAATTCATTGGCTCGTGGCAATCCATTACTTAATCACTTGTGTTAAAATGGCGAGATATATCGGTCCAAAATGTAGAAAATGTAGGCAGGAAGGATTCCCGTTATTCTTGAAAGGTGAAAGATGCGAGACACCAAAATGTCCGCTTATCAAGAAAAAAAGCATACCAGGTCCACATAAAAAGTTGCTAAAAAAACCATCCGAGTATTTCACTCAATTACGCGCAAAACAGCAAGTAAAAAGAATCTATGGTGTATTAGAACGGCAGTTCAGACGATATTTTTATAATGCCGCAAAACATAAAGGTATGACCGGTTTCAATCTGTTATTATCGTTAGAATTGCGGCTTGATAATGTAGTAAGACGGCTTGGTTTTAGTGCTTCAATCAATGGTGCTCGGCAATTAGTGCTTCACGGGCATATAAAGGTTAACAATAGAATAGTGAATATTCCATCATATCAGGTCAGAGTCAACGATAGAATTCAACTTACAGATAAACTGAAAGACAATCTGTTTGTTAAAAAATCACAAGAGTACTCTGCTAAAAAAGGTATCGCACCATGGCTGGTTGTTGAAGGTGGGGGCGGTGGGGGCGGTGGGGATATGCTCAGTGGTAGTATTGTGAGAGAGCCGATTAGAGAAGAAATGGCTGTTCCTTACGACCCTGAACGACCTAAAGAGCAATTGATAGTAGAGTTGTATAGCAAGTGATATAGAGGCGTAAATAGCAAATAGCAAATAGCGAATAGAGGCGAGCGGATAGCGTACAGAAAGCCAACCTTTAACCTCGCTACGCTCTATGTTGTTTCTTAATCGCTTAATTGCTATTCACTTAATCGCCGATATTATTGGGGGTTTTTAAAAATGCGGATTCCTGATATAGTAGAGCCGAAAACAGTTGAGAGAAAGGTTTCTGCTGACTGGGCATATGGCAGGTTTATTATTGAGCCGTTTGAACGAGGTTACGGGCATACAATCGGGCATTCACTCCGTCGGATACTTCTATCATCGTTAGAGGGTGCTGCGGTGATTGCTACTCGGATAAAAGGTGCTGCGCATGAGTATACTACTATACCTGGTGTTGTAGAAGATGTGATGGAAATAATTCTGAATTTAAAGAAGGTTAGGTTCAAATTATATGCTGATGAAATCCAGACGCTTAAACTATCTGTAACTAAAGCAGGTATCGTTACAGCAGCTGCTTTTCAGACAAATTCAAATATTGAAATTGTAAATACAGACCAGCCAATAGCAACACTTGAATCCGGCGGTTCATTAGAGATGGAGATTGATGTTGCAAAAGGCAGAGGATATTCACCATCTGAAAAAAACAAACGACCTAACCAACCGGTTGGAACTATTTTGATAGATGCTGTATTTACACCAATCAAAAAGGTCTATTACGAAATAGAAAATACACGTGTAGGTCAGGCAACTGACTATGACCGCTTGATTTTAGAGATATGGACGGATGGTTCTGTCAACCCTGAAGATGCACTTGCATATTCAGCCAGATTGTTAAGCGATTCAGTAAAAA
Proteins encoded in this window:
- the rpsK gene encoding 30S ribosomal protein S11, coding for MVAETIEKEHKPSETKPKVATRSKSKVVGVGGGGRGGKRKLFTTTGRVYIKSSFNNTIITVTDDKGNVINWASSGSSGFKGTKKGTPFAAQIAASNCAKRVAEMGLKQVAVFVSGPGSGRETAIRALQNSGLMITSLKDITPIPHNGCRPPKERRV
- the rpsD gene encoding 30S ribosomal protein S4 gives rise to the protein MARYIGPKCRKCRQEGFPLFLKGERCETPKCPLIKKKSIPGPHKKLLKKPSEYFTQLRAKQQVKRIYGVLERQFRRYFYNAAKHKGMTGFNLLLSLELRLDNVVRRLGFSASINGARQLVLHGHIKVNNRIVNIPSYQVRVNDRIQLTDKLKDNLFVKKSQEYSAKKGIAPWLVVEGGGGGGGGDMLSGSIVREPIREEMAVPYDPERPKEQLIVELYSK
- a CDS encoding DNA-directed RNA polymerase subunit alpha, yielding MRIPDIVEPKTVERKVSADWAYGRFIIEPFERGYGHTIGHSLRRILLSSLEGAAVIATRIKGAAHEYTTIPGVVEDVMEIILNLKKVRFKLYADEIQTLKLSVTKAGIVTAAAFQTNSNIEIVNTDQPIATLESGGSLEMEIDVAKGRGYSPSEKNKRPNQPVGTILIDAVFTPIKKVYYEIENTRVGQATDYDRLILEIWTDGSVNPEDALAYSARLLSDSVKIFAGFEEAGEKESSKETEIKTSATDDRIAANILNQPVEIMELSIRAANCLKRANIKTIGELTQRTKAELLAYKNFGSKSLEDIEMKLKELGVSLKK